A window of Rhodococcus sp. SGAir0479 contains these coding sequences:
- a CDS encoding VOC family protein has protein sequence MQKITPCLWFDTEGEEAAEYYVSVFENSRILEVSRYGPGMHRPEGLALTVEFELNGQRFTALNGGPEFTFDEAVSFQVSCADQAEVDHYWSRLTADGGKESQCGWLKDRWGVSWQIIPEQLASYIGGPDPDGAQRAMQAMLGMRKLDIDAIREAYEGT, from the coding sequence ATGCAGAAGATCACCCCGTGCCTGTGGTTCGACACCGAGGGCGAGGAGGCCGCCGAGTACTACGTCTCGGTGTTCGAGAACTCGCGGATCCTGGAGGTCTCCCGATACGGTCCCGGGATGCACCGCCCGGAAGGTCTGGCGCTGACCGTCGAGTTCGAGCTGAACGGGCAGAGGTTCACCGCGCTCAACGGTGGGCCGGAATTCACGTTCGACGAGGCGGTGTCGTTCCAGGTGAGCTGCGCGGACCAGGCGGAGGTCGACCACTACTGGTCCCGGTTGACCGCCGACGGCGGGAAGGAGAGCCAGTGCGGCTGGCTGAAGGACCGGTGGGGGGTGTCGTGGCAGATCATTCCCGAGCAGCTCGCGTCCTACATCGGGGGTCCCGATCCGGACGGTGCGCAGCGCGCTATGCAGGCGATGCTGGGGATGCGCAAGCTCGACATCGACGCGATCCGGGAGGCGTACGAGGGCACCTGA
- a CDS encoding dihydroorotase: protein MTTYLIKNGTVVRTDDAAPAEGEIADILVVDGKIAEIGVDLDAEGAEIVDATDKLVLPGVVDAHQHWGIYNPLPDDTQTESRASAQGGVTTALTYMRTGQYYLNKGGAYADFFPEVLDSSAGRSYIDYAFHLAPMSNEHIGEIPDLASEQGVTSFKIFMFYGSHGLHGRSTSQSDFLMIPEDERYDIAHFEFVMRGVQRAREQFPELAPHISLSLHCETAEIMSAYTKIVEQEGKLSGLAAYSASRPQHSEGLAVTIASFLADETGLPNINLLHLSSAKALKAAMKMADAFPHVNFRREVTIGHLLTDIDNANGLGAKVNPPIRPREDVEALWEHLLAGNIDWVVSDHACCKDEVKFGEDRDDVFAAKSGFGGTEYLLPGLISEGRKRGLSLRRIAQLLASNPADRYGLPGKGRLAEGADADIAIVDPHRTWTVHAADSESTQEYTPFEGFELTAAVTDTFVRGNRVLADGVVTGEPLGRYLSRPY from the coding sequence ATGACCACCTACCTGATCAAGAACGGCACCGTCGTCCGCACCGACGACGCGGCTCCCGCCGAGGGTGAGATCGCCGATATCCTCGTCGTCGACGGCAAGATCGCCGAGATCGGCGTCGACCTCGATGCCGAGGGCGCCGAAATCGTCGATGCGACGGACAAATTGGTGCTTCCCGGTGTGGTCGATGCACACCAGCACTGGGGAATCTACAACCCCCTGCCCGACGACACGCAGACCGAATCCCGCGCCAGTGCCCAGGGCGGCGTCACCACGGCGCTGACCTACATGCGCACCGGCCAGTACTACCTCAACAAGGGCGGCGCGTATGCCGACTTCTTCCCCGAGGTGCTGGACTCCTCCGCGGGCCGCAGCTACATCGACTACGCCTTCCACCTCGCCCCGATGTCCAACGAACACATCGGCGAGATTCCCGATCTGGCGTCGGAGCAGGGCGTCACCTCGTTCAAGATCTTCATGTTCTACGGCAGCCACGGGCTGCACGGGCGTTCGACCTCGCAGAGCGACTTCTTGATGATCCCGGAGGACGAGCGCTACGACATCGCGCACTTCGAGTTCGTGATGCGCGGGGTCCAGAGGGCCCGGGAACAGTTCCCCGAACTCGCACCGCACATCTCGCTGTCCCTGCACTGCGAGACCGCCGAGATCATGAGTGCCTACACCAAGATCGTCGAGCAGGAGGGCAAGCTCAGCGGGCTCGCCGCCTACAGCGCTTCCCGTCCCCAGCACTCCGAGGGCCTGGCCGTGACCATCGCGTCCTTCCTGGCCGACGAGACCGGTCTGCCGAACATCAATCTGCTGCACCTCAGCTCCGCCAAGGCGTTGAAGGCAGCGATGAAGATGGCCGACGCTTTCCCGCACGTGAACTTCCGCCGCGAGGTCACCATCGGGCACCTGCTCACCGACATCGACAACGCCAACGGACTCGGGGCCAAGGTGAATCCGCCGATTCGCCCGCGCGAGGACGTCGAGGCGCTGTGGGAGCACCTGCTCGCGGGCAACATCGACTGGGTCGTCTCCGACCACGCCTGCTGCAAGGACGAGGTGAAGTTCGGCGAGGACCGCGACGACGTCTTCGCCGCCAAGTCCGGCTTCGGCGGCACGGAGTACCTGCTGCCCGGCCTCATCAGCGAGGGTCGCAAGCGCGGCCTGTCGTTGCGTCGGATCGCCCAGCTCCTCGCTTCCAACCCGGCCGACCGCTACGGCCTGCCCGGCAAGGGTCGACTGGCCGAGGGCGCCGACGCCGACATCGCGATCGTGGATCCACACCGCACCTGGACAGTGCACGCCGCAGATTCCGAATCGACTCAGGAGTACACACCCTTCGAGGGGTTCGAGCTGACTGCCGCAGTGACCGACACCTTCGTGCGCGGAAACCGGGTGCTGGCCGACGGCGTGGTGACCGGCGAGCCCCTCGGCCGCTACCTCTCGCGCCCGTACTGA
- a CDS encoding CaiB/BaiF CoA transferase family protein: protein MTDEKQPSGPLRGIKVLDASTILAGPLAAQILGDFGAEVIKIEHPSKPDGMRGHGLDKNGIPLWWKMISRNKQTVTVNLNEPDGQAIFRDLATEADVVVENFRPGTFERWGLSYRELSARNPGLIMLRVTGFGQQGPYAKRPAFGTLVESMSGFAHLTGQPDGPPTLPAFGLADSIAGVAGSSAVAMALFERERNGGIGQEVDLDLLTPIMTAVGPGVIYADQLGIDQNRTGNRSQNNAPRNLYRTKDDHWVAVSTSAQAIAERVLRLVGHPEVVEEEWFATGRTRAEHADLLDGYVGGWIAERTRDEVVSSFEEAGAAVSPVYRPSDLLADPQVVATDMVTTVDDDELGPMRMQNVMWRMTRSPGAIRHTGRPAGADTDRVLTQLGRSPEDIDDLRARGVI from the coding sequence ATGACGGACGAAAAGCAACCCTCGGGACCGCTGCGCGGCATCAAGGTTCTCGACGCCTCCACCATCCTGGCCGGACCTCTCGCCGCCCAGATCCTGGGGGACTTCGGTGCCGAGGTCATCAAGATCGAGCATCCGTCGAAACCGGACGGGATGCGCGGGCATGGGTTGGACAAGAACGGAATTCCACTGTGGTGGAAGATGATCAGCCGTAACAAGCAGACCGTCACCGTGAACCTGAACGAGCCGGACGGACAGGCAATCTTCCGCGACCTCGCCACCGAAGCCGACGTCGTGGTCGAGAACTTCCGGCCGGGCACCTTCGAACGCTGGGGCCTTTCCTACAGGGAATTGTCCGCACGCAATCCGGGGCTGATCATGCTGCGGGTCACCGGCTTCGGACAGCAGGGCCCCTATGCGAAACGCCCCGCCTTCGGCACGCTGGTGGAATCGATGAGCGGCTTCGCCCATCTCACCGGTCAACCGGACGGCCCGCCGACGCTGCCCGCGTTCGGTCTCGCCGATTCGATCGCCGGAGTCGCCGGGTCGTCGGCGGTCGCGATGGCACTGTTCGAGAGGGAACGCAACGGCGGCATCGGCCAGGAGGTGGACCTCGATCTCCTGACGCCGATCATGACAGCGGTCGGACCTGGCGTGATCTACGCCGACCAGTTGGGTATCGACCAGAACCGCACGGGCAACCGGTCCCAGAACAACGCGCCGCGCAACCTCTATCGCACCAAGGACGACCACTGGGTCGCGGTCTCCACCAGTGCGCAGGCCATCGCCGAACGGGTGCTGCGCCTGGTGGGGCATCCCGAGGTGGTCGAGGAAGAGTGGTTCGCCACCGGCCGTACCCGCGCCGAGCATGCGGATCTGCTCGACGGGTACGTGGGGGGCTGGATCGCCGAACGCACCCGCGACGAGGTCGTCAGTTCTTTCGAAGAGGCCGGTGCGGCCGTGTCACCGGTCTACCGACCCAGCGACCTACTGGCAGATCCACAGGTCGTCGCCACCGACATGGTCACCACCGTCGACGACGACGAACTCGGACCCATGCGCATGCAGAACGTCATGTGGCGCATGACCCGCTCTCCCGGTGCGATCCGCCACACCGGTCGACCCGCCGGTGCCGACACCGACCGGGTCCTCACCCAACTCGGGCGCAGCCCCGAGGACATCGACGATCTGCGGGCCCGCGGCGTCATCTGA
- a CDS encoding methyltransferase family protein → MSDSGSALPLFAADPVATVVLVVAFLSVLVSEMRIGRTHPGGGASQDGWTGAAVGLGLAAVYLGGPALSILSSATVITTGVWWYFGVGLVVAAAGQALRLRAVHELGAAFTFRVQTTSGQHVVDTGLYRNIRHPSYTGALVCALGFTVAYTNWLAPATVLVLAAAYVVRIPHEERVLADGLGDEYRRYMRRTKRLIPRVL, encoded by the coding sequence GTGAGCGACTCCGGTTCCGCGCTCCCGCTGTTCGCGGCAGACCCGGTCGCGACCGTCGTGCTCGTCGTGGCCTTTCTGAGCGTGCTGGTGTCCGAGATGCGGATCGGCCGTACCCATCCGGGCGGGGGCGCGTCCCAGGACGGCTGGACGGGTGCTGCGGTGGGGCTCGGCTTGGCGGCGGTGTACCTGGGCGGTCCGGCGCTGAGCATCCTGTCCTCGGCCACCGTGATCACCACCGGCGTCTGGTGGTACTTCGGGGTCGGTCTCGTCGTCGCTGCGGCCGGCCAGGCGCTGCGCCTGCGGGCGGTCCACGAACTGGGTGCGGCGTTCACCTTCCGGGTGCAGACCACCTCGGGGCAGCACGTCGTCGACACCGGGCTCTACCGGAACATCCGGCACCCGTCCTACACCGGAGCGCTGGTGTGTGCCCTGGGCTTCACCGTCGCGTACACCAATTGGCTCGCACCGGCGACGGTGCTCGTGCTCGCCGCAGCCTACGTCGTGCGTATCCCACACGAGGAACGCGTCCTCGCCGACGGGTTGGGGGACGAGTACCGGCGGTACATGCGGCGGACCAAACGGCTGATCCCGCGCGTGCTGTGA
- a CDS encoding MFS transporter yields the protein MKSRWWTIAIILGLVVVNYIDRSAISFAATDLRAEFGITPGQYGFISSAFSVGYMLFALLSGPLVDRYGSRRVLIVGMFIWAAATALTPFAGGFMGLILLRILLGAGEAPCFPAATRLVSRWLPAQERGKALALIGGVAVSGSLLVGGPIITQLIAFTGWKAMFGVLAAAGIVWVVAAYPVLKNSPSEAKFVSREELAYIRAGQLDGEDSSHESSTDWGAILRNRNLWLVGLGYFSWGFMFWAFMYWLPQYLEHEFGLSIKEVGGFSVAPWAAGVVGALLGGILVDRVYKRTQSIRSRFVIIGVALLLAGASIAPILFFRGNLTVALICISAGVGFGFITGGIWWVASIDAAPSQPGTAAGFADACFALSGIIAPSVMGFIVSRTGTYNGGFLVMTALCLVGAVAMLFFTKEPERERARPERRTASFGPT from the coding sequence ATGAAATCGCGTTGGTGGACAATCGCCATCATCCTGGGCCTGGTGGTCGTGAACTACATCGATCGCAGTGCCATCTCGTTCGCAGCTACCGACCTGCGGGCCGAGTTCGGAATCACGCCAGGGCAGTACGGCTTCATCAGTTCCGCATTTTCGGTCGGCTACATGCTGTTCGCCCTCTTGTCGGGGCCGTTGGTCGACCGATACGGTTCCCGGCGCGTTCTCATCGTCGGCATGTTCATCTGGGCCGCGGCCACAGCACTGACCCCGTTTGCGGGCGGGTTCATGGGCCTCATCTTGTTGCGGATCCTCCTCGGCGCCGGTGAAGCGCCCTGCTTCCCCGCGGCTACTCGACTCGTCAGCCGCTGGTTGCCGGCCCAGGAACGGGGCAAGGCGCTGGCGCTCATCGGCGGCGTCGCGGTGTCCGGCAGCCTTCTGGTCGGTGGCCCCATCATCACTCAGTTGATTGCGTTCACGGGGTGGAAGGCCATGTTCGGGGTGCTGGCTGCGGCCGGGATCGTCTGGGTGGTGGCGGCCTATCCCGTCCTGAAGAACTCGCCCAGCGAGGCGAAATTCGTGTCCCGGGAGGAACTGGCCTACATCCGGGCAGGCCAGCTGGACGGAGAGGACAGCAGTCACGAGTCCAGCACCGACTGGGGTGCGATCCTGCGCAACCGCAATCTGTGGCTGGTCGGTCTCGGATACTTCTCGTGGGGCTTCATGTTCTGGGCGTTCATGTACTGGCTTCCGCAGTACCTCGAGCACGAGTTCGGTCTTTCCATCAAGGAGGTCGGCGGTTTCTCCGTGGCTCCGTGGGCGGCCGGTGTGGTGGGCGCGCTGCTCGGCGGAATCTTGGTGGATCGCGTCTACAAGCGCACCCAGAGCATCCGGTCGCGGTTCGTCATCATCGGTGTGGCATTGCTACTGGCGGGTGCCTCCATCGCGCCGATCCTGTTCTTCCGCGGCAATCTCACCGTTGCTCTGATCTGCATCTCTGCGGGCGTGGGCTTCGGCTTCATCACGGGTGGAATCTGGTGGGTGGCGTCGATCGACGCTGCCCCCAGCCAGCCCGGTACGGCCGCCGGCTTCGCAGACGCATGTTTTGCGCTCTCCGGCATCATCGCGCCTTCGGTGATGGGGTTCATCGTCAGCCGCACCGGCACCTACAACGGCGGCTTCCTCGTCATGACGGCCCTGTGCCTCGTCGGCGCGGTCGCGATGCTGTTCTTCACCAAGGAGCCGGAACGCGAACGAGCGCGGCCGGAGAGGCGCACGGCGAGCTTCGGCCCGACGTAA
- a CDS encoding mismatch-specific DNA-glycosylase, with protein MGFTRAELEAFRDAEVPDLIEPGCRLLFVGINPGLWTAATGAHFARPGNRFYPALYRAGIIDRPIDPAAGMSDEDRELLVSRGVGITNLAHRATARADELTDGELRTGGERLRRVVADVRPRVVAVAGITAYRAAFGVRKAVKGRQPEDFEGAELWVVPNPSGLNAHDTVDSLAQMYRAAAVEAGVISR; from the coding sequence ATGGGATTCACGCGTGCCGAGCTCGAAGCGTTCCGCGATGCGGAGGTACCGGACCTGATCGAGCCCGGCTGCCGACTGTTGTTCGTCGGTATCAATCCGGGACTGTGGACCGCGGCCACCGGTGCCCACTTCGCGCGCCCCGGCAATCGGTTCTATCCGGCGCTGTACCGGGCGGGGATCATCGACCGGCCGATCGACCCGGCCGCCGGGATGTCCGACGAGGACCGCGAGCTGTTGGTGTCCCGGGGTGTGGGAATCACCAACCTCGCACACCGGGCCACCGCGCGCGCCGACGAACTCACCGACGGCGAATTGCGCACGGGCGGAGAGCGGCTGCGCCGCGTGGTCGCCGACGTGCGTCCCCGGGTCGTCGCAGTCGCCGGGATCACCGCCTACCGGGCCGCGTTCGGCGTCCGGAAGGCGGTCAAGGGTCGGCAGCCGGAGGACTTCGAGGGCGCGGAGTTATGGGTGGTGCCCAATCCGAGCGGACTCAACGCGCACGACACCGTCGATTCGCTGGCGCAGATGTACCGGGCCGCGGCCGTGGAGGCCGGCGTGATCTCGCGCTGA
- a CDS encoding IclR family transcriptional regulator has product MEPSSGGTTAAARAAEVLLEFGRGSSGLGVSEIARSTGISKAVTHRILTTFVECGLLLYEPSTRRYLLGPAAATLGARALDVSPLRRAAREALVDLQRTTGETATVTGRLPGGRVYLDQVESTQEIKMTVELGRRFELYSGSSGRIILAHLSEAEQEDVLSRPLSRLTPATMIDPVALRAALQEARARGTCRSTGERQEGAASVAAPVFGADGTVVGSISVCGPSYRMTDEACDEYEGAVVEAAQRVSRVLGYRPTGAPVGESQ; this is encoded by the coding sequence ATGGAGCCCTCCAGTGGCGGCACCACGGCCGCAGCGCGGGCAGCGGAGGTGCTGCTCGAATTCGGCCGCGGCTCGAGCGGGCTGGGCGTCTCGGAGATCGCCCGCTCGACCGGGATCTCCAAGGCGGTCACCCACCGCATACTCACGACCTTCGTCGAGTGCGGGCTCCTGCTCTACGAGCCCTCCACCCGTCGCTATCTGCTCGGTCCGGCCGCCGCCACACTCGGCGCCCGGGCCCTCGACGTCTCACCGTTGCGCCGCGCGGCCCGCGAGGCGCTGGTCGATCTGCAACGGACGACGGGCGAGACTGCGACCGTGACCGGTCGCTTGCCGGGCGGCCGCGTCTATCTCGACCAGGTCGAGAGCACGCAGGAGATCAAAATGACCGTCGAGCTGGGACGCCGTTTCGAGCTCTACAGCGGTTCGTCCGGCCGGATCATCTTGGCGCACCTCTCCGAGGCGGAGCAGGAAGATGTGCTCTCCCGGCCGCTGTCACGGTTGACCCCGGCCACCATGATCGACCCGGTCGCGTTGCGCGCGGCGCTACAGGAGGCGCGTGCACGCGGTACCTGCCGATCGACCGGCGAGCGGCAGGAAGGTGCGGCATCGGTTGCCGCCCCCGTGTTCGGGGCCGACGGCACGGTGGTCGGTTCGATCTCGGTCTGTGGACCGAGCTACCGAATGACCGACGAGGCCTGTGACGAGTACGAGGGCGCTGTCGTCGAAGCGGCGCAACGGGTTTCTCGCGTCTTGGGCTACCGGCCCACCGGCGCACCCGTGGGGGAGTCGCAGTGA
- a CDS encoding cyclase family protein codes for MTEQAITASSDALLNAVMDTDVDVVELGHPHTTGMPCSPNHPGFRMTLIRRHGDMVRPDGGSASNEIIVTGGHVGTHVDALSHVSHEGKLYGDVDAEQAQRGGRFSQLGAETIPFMLRRGLLLDVARVRGVDALEAGQAVTEQDLRDAADAAGVTPRRGDVVLVRTGWARHFDDAARYLGQEDGVPGPDVAAGQWLAAAGIVAAGADTTAFEHIPPGKGHSVLPVHRVLLVENGIHIIEHLNLEPASARGLTEFTFVMAPLRITGGTGSPVRPVAVVAA; via the coding sequence ATGACCGAACAAGCGATCACCGCGAGTTCCGACGCACTGTTGAACGCCGTGATGGACACCGACGTCGACGTCGTCGAACTCGGGCATCCCCACACGACGGGTATGCCGTGTTCGCCGAACCATCCCGGGTTCCGGATGACGCTGATCCGTCGGCACGGCGACATGGTCCGCCCGGACGGTGGATCGGCGTCCAACGAGATCATCGTGACCGGCGGGCATGTCGGGACGCACGTGGACGCGCTCTCGCACGTCAGCCACGAGGGCAAGCTGTACGGCGACGTGGATGCCGAGCAGGCGCAGCGGGGCGGGCGGTTCTCGCAGCTCGGCGCCGAGACCATCCCCTTCATGCTTCGCCGCGGTCTGCTGCTGGACGTGGCTCGGGTCCGCGGTGTGGACGCGCTCGAGGCCGGTCAGGCCGTCACCGAGCAGGACCTGCGGGACGCCGCCGACGCCGCGGGCGTGACGCCCCGACGCGGAGACGTCGTGTTGGTCCGCACCGGGTGGGCCCGTCATTTCGACGATGCCGCGCGTTACCTCGGGCAGGAGGACGGTGTTCCCGGACCGGATGTCGCCGCGGGGCAGTGGTTGGCCGCTGCAGGCATCGTGGCCGCGGGTGCCGATACCACCGCCTTCGAGCACATTCCGCCGGGGAAGGGGCACAGCGTCCTGCCCGTGCACCGAGTCCTGCTGGTGGAGAACGGGATTCACATCATCGAACATCTGAACCTCGAGCCCGCGAGTGCTCGCGGGCTCACCGAGTTCACCTTCGTCATGGCGCCCCTGCGCATCACCGGCGGCACGGGCTCTCCGGTTCGCCCGGTTGCGGTGGTCGCGGCGTGA
- a CDS encoding FAD-dependent oxidoreductase, which yields MTAPDFDLVVAGGGGGLVAALHAAESGANVLVVEADEHFQRGNNTSMCTAMIPAAGTRWQHAAGVQDSPDRFLGDITRKTGGTADQRVARALTDVSAALVSWLADVQGLDLELVTDFRYPGHTADRCHTIPGRHGSRLLRHLVERVRANPRIELIAPMALREVDTADGRVTGVEIATPDGRREHLTAAAVLLATNGFGGDRDLVHRHMPEIADAHYHGGQYSRGDALRIGRQLGADAGFLDAYQGHAALSSRSQTLVGWATVVHGGVIVDGSGRRFAPETTGYSEFAALLAARPGSAGWIVIDEHIEELCSTFDDFRTVAESGSLIRAATATALAERIGVPAAALEDELTAAHRAATGTEPDRQGRTDTRHPLTAPYTAIAVKPALFHTQSGLVVDEHARVLAGGTPIPGLYAAGGAAVGISGHGAGGYLAGNGLLSALGLAFLAAAHVSSAVTA from the coding sequence GTGACCGCTCCTGATTTCGATCTCGTCGTTGCCGGTGGGGGCGGTGGACTGGTTGCTGCACTGCACGCCGCCGAATCGGGTGCGAACGTTCTGGTCGTCGAGGCCGACGAGCACTTCCAGCGCGGAAACAACACCTCGATGTGCACGGCGATGATTCCCGCCGCCGGTACCCGCTGGCAGCACGCCGCCGGCGTGCAGGACAGCCCCGACCGATTCCTCGGCGACATCACCCGCAAGACCGGGGGCACCGCGGATCAGCGGGTTGCGCGGGCGCTGACCGACGTGAGTGCCGCGCTGGTCAGCTGGCTGGCCGACGTCCAGGGCCTCGACCTCGAACTGGTCACCGACTTCCGCTACCCGGGCCACACCGCCGACCGCTGCCACACCATCCCGGGTCGGCACGGTTCACGCCTGCTGCGCCACCTCGTCGAGCGCGTGCGCGCGAACCCTCGAATCGAGCTGATCGCACCGATGGCGTTGCGAGAGGTCGACACTGCCGACGGCCGCGTGACGGGCGTCGAGATCGCCACGCCGGACGGCCGTCGCGAACACCTCACGGCAGCGGCGGTCCTCCTGGCGACGAACGGGTTCGGCGGTGACCGCGACCTGGTGCACCGTCACATGCCCGAAATTGCCGACGCCCACTACCACGGCGGCCAGTACAGTCGGGGTGACGCGCTGCGCATCGGTCGGCAACTGGGCGCCGACGCCGGCTTCCTCGACGCCTACCAGGGTCACGCCGCACTCTCCTCCCGCAGTCAGACGCTCGTCGGGTGGGCCACCGTCGTGCACGGCGGCGTCATCGTCGACGGCTCCGGCCGACGCTTCGCCCCGGAAACCACCGGGTACTCCGAGTTCGCAGCCCTGCTCGCAGCCCGGCCCGGGAGCGCCGGCTGGATCGTCATCGACGAGCACATCGAGGAGCTGTGCTCCACCTTCGACGATTTCCGCACCGTGGCCGAGAGCGGGTCGTTGATCCGGGCGGCCACGGCCACGGCGCTGGCCGAACGCATCGGAGTGCCCGCGGCAGCCCTCGAGGACGAACTCACCGCCGCTCACCGCGCCGCGACCGGGACGGAACCGGACCGGCAGGGGCGCACCGACACTCGGCACCCGCTCACCGCGCCGTACACAGCGATCGCCGTCAAGCCGGCGTTGTTCCACACCCAGAGCGGCCTCGTCGTCGACGAACACGCACGCGTACTCGCCGGCGGAACACCCATCCCCGGCCTGTACGCGGCGGGCGGGGCGGCGGTCGGCATCTCCGGCCACGGCGCCGGCGGATACCTGGCCGGCAACGGCCTGCTCTCCGCGCTCGGGCTGGCGTTCCTCGCCGCGGCGCACGTAAGCAGCGCCGTCACCGCCTGA
- a CDS encoding HpcH/HpaI aldolase/citrate lyase family protein — MSPRSWLYVPGHRAERIPKAIASAADAVVIDLEDAVPVDAKERALEHAVAALQSAPAGRTIWLRLNAIGSQWLAREIDVLSGADCAPAGVRLPKAESPETVAATTDRLGCPVHAIVESAAGLLAAPQIARCHSRVTGIALGEADLAADLRTAPEGLAWARGWIVAAARAAGLSSPVQSVWTAVDDPAGLAASSHAGRIQGFFGRSVIHPDQIDIVNEAYTPSAEEQERAQRIVDDASASLAAGESAVLDENGRFIDPAVVANARVVLDRAQAVAARGVEA; from the coding sequence GTGAGCCCCCGGTCTTGGCTGTACGTACCCGGGCACCGCGCGGAGCGCATCCCCAAGGCGATCGCGAGTGCCGCCGACGCCGTGGTCATCGACCTCGAGGACGCGGTTCCGGTGGACGCCAAGGAGAGGGCCCTCGAGCATGCGGTCGCCGCCCTGCAGTCCGCCCCGGCAGGTCGCACCATCTGGTTGCGGCTCAACGCGATCGGGTCGCAGTGGCTCGCCCGAGAGATCGACGTGCTGTCCGGCGCCGATTGCGCGCCCGCCGGCGTCCGGCTGCCGAAGGCGGAGAGTCCGGAGACGGTGGCGGCGACGACCGACCGCCTCGGGTGCCCGGTGCACGCGATCGTCGAATCCGCCGCGGGTCTCCTTGCAGCGCCGCAGATCGCGCGATGCCATTCGCGGGTCACCGGGATCGCGCTCGGGGAAGCGGATCTCGCGGCCGACCTGCGTACCGCGCCCGAAGGGCTTGCCTGGGCGCGCGGCTGGATCGTCGCAGCCGCGCGGGCGGCCGGACTGTCGTCGCCGGTCCAGAGCGTGTGGACCGCCGTCGACGACCCGGCGGGGCTGGCGGCGAGCTCGCACGCCGGCCGGATCCAGGGGTTCTTCGGGCGCTCCGTCATACATCCCGATCAGATCGACATTGTCAACGAGGCCTATACGCCGTCGGCGGAGGAGCAGGAGCGGGCACAGCGGATCGTGGACGACGCGTCCGCGTCCCTGGCGGCGGGGGAATCTGCAGTTCTCGACGAGAACGGGAGATTCATCGATCCGGCCGTCGTCGCGAACGCTCGCGTCGTCCTCGACCGGGCTCAGGCCGTAGCAGCACGAGGAGTGGAAGCATGA
- a CDS encoding L,D-transpeptidase family protein, with product MTETGTARWRRALSYSMMCLLAVAFGLVAAPRSDAAVDASIFSGAADQVITVYAPNTESTVAALAAWERGDDGRWQPITAPAAARVGAQGIGATDEFSARTPAGVFPVTESFGRLPDPGTALPYFRTDEQDWWDSNPLSPTYNTHVRRPASPGGLSENLYAEGAVYDYAAVIGYNTARTPAAGSAIFLHVTNGQPTAGCVAVDEDTLVTLLRSLGPAHHPVIAIGVGTAPVPS from the coding sequence ATGACGGAGACCGGTACGGCCCGTTGGCGACGGGCATTGTCCTACTCGATGATGTGCCTACTGGCGGTGGCCTTCGGGCTGGTGGCCGCGCCGCGGTCCGACGCCGCCGTCGACGCGTCGATCTTCTCGGGCGCCGCCGACCAGGTGATCACGGTCTACGCCCCGAACACGGAGTCCACCGTCGCCGCGCTCGCGGCGTGGGAACGCGGGGACGACGGCCGGTGGCAGCCGATCACCGCACCCGCCGCGGCACGGGTCGGTGCCCAGGGCATCGGCGCGACCGACGAGTTCTCGGCCCGCACGCCGGCGGGGGTCTTCCCCGTGACCGAGTCCTTCGGCCGGCTGCCCGATCCCGGCACGGCGCTGCCGTACTTCCGGACCGACGAGCAGGACTGGTGGGATTCGAACCCGCTCTCACCCACCTACAACACCCACGTCCGCCGGCCCGCCAGCCCCGGCGGGCTGAGCGAGAACCTGTACGCCGAGGGCGCGGTCTACGACTACGCCGCAGTGATCGGTTACAACACGGCCCGCACTCCGGCCGCCGGATCGGCGATCTTCCTGCACGTCACCAACGGTCAGCCCACCGCCGGCTGTGTCGCGGTGGACGAGGACACGCTCGTGACGCTCCTCCGTTCCCTGGGCCCGGCACACCACCCGGTGATCGCGATCGGCGTGGGGACCGCTCCCGTTCCGTCGTGA